The proteins below are encoded in one region of Pseudomonas ekonensis:
- a CDS encoding glycogen/starch/alpha-glucan phosphorylase, producing MTQEPLVREAEVAAFRDAVLTKLTYAVGKDPDHAFDHDWFEAIALAARDHMVEHWMDHTRQIYRKGQKRVYYLSLEFLIGRLLYDSLSNLGLLDVAREALTELGVDLERIRILEPDAALGNGGLGRLAACFMESMSTLGIAGHGYGIRYEHGLFRQAIVDGWQQEQTEHWLDFGNPWEFERPEVVYSIGFGGSVATVTDANGKAKQVWSPSETVRAIAYDTPVVGWRGASVNTLRLWRARAMEDLHLERFNAGDHLGAVAEVARAESISRVLYPADSTEAGQELRLRQEYFFVTASLQDLLRRHRNMHTSVLTLGDHASIQLNDTHPSIAVAELMRLLVDVYDVAWDAAWQVTVETLSYTNHTLLPEALETWPVGLMERMLPRHMQIIYLINAQHIDSIRAKGIHDFDVLRAVSLIEEDNGRRVRMGNLAFLGSHSVNGVSGLHTQLMRKTVFAELHKLYPQRINNKTNGITFRRWLYQANPELTSMLVDALGPQVLDNPEERLLDLEPFAEKAAFRKAFAEQRLHSKKALAYLIHERLGVAVNPAAMFDVQVKRIHEYKRQLLNLMHTVALYQAIRAEPEVDWVPRVKIFAGKAAASYHQAKLIIKLTNDIARVVNNDPTVRGLLKVVFLPNYNVSLAESIIPAADLSEQISTAGFEASGTSNMKFGLNGALTIGTLDGANVEMCERIGAEHMFIFGLSAQQVEARKQNHEFSAVPDIAASHRLNDVLQAIRGGVFSPDDTSRYTGLIDSLVDYDRFLVCADFDAYWEAQRRVEALWHDADNWWRSAVLNTARMGWFSSDRTIREYATDIWKALE from the coding sequence ATGACTCAAGAACCGCTAGTTCGCGAAGCTGAAGTGGCCGCATTCCGCGACGCCGTCCTGACCAAACTCACCTATGCGGTGGGCAAAGACCCGGATCACGCCTTCGACCACGACTGGTTCGAAGCCATCGCCCTGGCGGCGCGCGATCACATGGTCGAGCACTGGATGGACCACACCCGGCAGATCTACCGCAAGGGCCAGAAGCGGGTGTACTACCTCTCGCTGGAATTCCTCATCGGCCGCCTGCTGTACGACAGCCTGAGCAACCTCGGCCTGCTCGACGTGGCCCGCGAGGCGCTCACCGAACTGGGCGTGGACCTGGAGCGCATCCGCATCCTGGAGCCCGACGCGGCGCTGGGCAACGGCGGCCTCGGGCGGCTGGCGGCGTGCTTCATGGAGAGCATGTCGACCCTGGGCATCGCCGGCCACGGCTACGGCATCCGCTACGAGCACGGCCTGTTCCGCCAGGCCATCGTCGACGGCTGGCAGCAGGAGCAGACCGAGCACTGGCTGGATTTCGGCAACCCGTGGGAGTTCGAGCGGCCGGAGGTCGTCTACTCCATCGGCTTCGGCGGCAGCGTGGCCACGGTCACCGACGCGAACGGCAAGGCCAAGCAGGTCTGGTCGCCGTCGGAAACCGTGCGGGCCATCGCCTACGACACCCCGGTGGTCGGCTGGCGCGGGGCCAGCGTCAACACCCTGCGCCTGTGGCGGGCGCGGGCGATGGAAGACCTGCACCTGGAGCGCTTCAACGCCGGCGACCACCTGGGCGCGGTGGCCGAAGTGGCCCGGGCCGAAAGCATCTCCCGGGTGCTTTACCCGGCCGACAGCACCGAAGCGGGGCAGGAACTGCGCCTGCGCCAGGAATACTTTTTCGTCACCGCTTCGCTGCAGGACCTGCTGCGGCGCCACCGCAACATGCACACCTCGGTGCTGACGCTCGGCGATCACGCGTCGATCCAGCTCAACGACACCCACCCCTCGATCGCCGTCGCCGAGCTGATGCGCCTGCTGGTGGACGTCTACGACGTGGCGTGGGACGCGGCGTGGCAAGTCACGGTCGAGACCCTGTCGTACACCAATCACACGCTGCTGCCCGAAGCGCTGGAGACCTGGCCGGTGGGCCTGATGGAGCGCATGCTGCCCCGGCACATGCAGATCATCTACCTGATCAACGCCCAGCACATCGACTCGATCCGGGCCAAGGGCATCCACGACTTCGACGTGCTGCGGGCGGTGTCGCTGATCGAGGAAGACAACGGCCGGCGGGTGCGCATGGGCAACCTGGCGTTCCTCGGCTCCCACAGCGTCAACGGCGTATCCGGGCTGCACACCCAACTGATGCGCAAGACGGTGTTCGCCGAGCTGCACAAGCTGTATCCGCAACGGATCAACAACAAGACCAACGGCATCACCTTCCGCCGCTGGCTGTACCAGGCCAACCCGGAGCTGACCTCGATGCTGGTCGACGCCCTCGGTCCGCAGGTGCTGGACAACCCCGAGGAGCGCCTGCTCGACCTTGAGCCGTTCGCCGAGAAGGCCGCGTTCCGCAAGGCCTTCGCCGAGCAGCGGCTGCACAGCAAGAAAGCCCTGGCCTACCTGATCCATGAGCGGCTGGGGGTTGCGGTGAACCCGGCGGCGATGTTCGACGTGCAGGTCAAGCGGATCCACGAGTACAAGCGCCAGTTGCTCAACCTGATGCACACCGTCGCGCTGTACCAGGCGATCCGCGCCGAACCTGAGGTCGACTGGGTGCCGCGGGTGAAGATCTTCGCCGGCAAGGCCGCGGCCAGCTACCACCAGGCCAAGCTGATCATCAAGTTGACCAACGACATCGCCCGGGTGGTGAACAACGACCCGACCGTGCGCGGCCTGCTGAAAGTGGTGTTCCTGCCCAACTACAACGTCAGCCTGGCGGAGAGCATCATCCCGGCGGCGGACCTGTCGGAGCAGATCTCCACCGCCGGCTTCGAAGCCTCGGGCACCAGCAACATGAAGTTCGGCCTCAACGGCGCGCTGACCATCGGCACCCTCGACGGCGCCAACGTGGAAATGTGCGAGCGCATCGGCGCCGAGCACATGTTCATCTTCGGCCTGAGCGCCCAGCAGGTCGAGGCGCGCAAGCAGAACCACGAGTTCAGCGCGGTGCCGGACATCGCCGCGTCCCACCGCCTGAACGATGTGCTGCAGGCGATCCGCGGCGGGGTGTTCTCGCCGGACGACACCTCGCGGTACACCGGGCTGATCGATTCGCTGGTGGACTACGACCGCTTCCTGGTCTGCGCCGACTTCGACGCGTACTGGGAAGCGCAGCGGCGGGTCGAGGCGCTCTGGCACGACGCCGACAACTGGTGGCGCTCGGCGGTGCTGAACACGGCGCGGATGGGCTGGTTCTCGTCCGACCGCACCATCCGCGAATACGCCACGGACATCTGGAAAGCGCTGGAGTAG
- a CDS encoding YkgJ family cysteine cluster protein, translating into MMKPNLIAAAEIDRLETWAKYSAPMCGSCVSSCCTLPVEVKIKDLVRIGVVDEFELGEPPKNIAKRLQKEGLVERFNQKSGIFTLQRMSNNDCYYLDRKSRLCTIYDKRPDTCRNHPKIGPRPGYCAYKPKEVERERQSRNIERF; encoded by the coding sequence ATGATGAAGCCCAACCTGATCGCCGCCGCCGAGATCGACCGTCTCGAGACTTGGGCCAAATACTCGGCGCCGATGTGCGGCTCCTGCGTGTCGAGCTGCTGCACGCTGCCGGTCGAGGTCAAGATCAAGGACCTGGTGCGCATCGGCGTGGTCGACGAGTTCGAGCTGGGCGAACCGCCGAAGAACATCGCCAAGCGCCTGCAGAAGGAAGGGCTGGTCGAGCGCTTCAACCAGAAGTCGGGGATCTTCACCCTCCAGCGCATGAGCAACAACGACTGCTATTACCTGGATCGTAAGAGCCGGCTGTGCACCATTTATGACAAGCGCCCGGACACCTGCCGCAACCACCCCAAGATCGGCCCGCGCCCGGGGTACTGCGCGTACAAGCCCAAGGAAGTGGAGCGCGAGCGGCAGTCGCGCAACATCGAACGCTTCTGA
- the typA gene encoding translational GTPase TypA produces the protein MIENLRNIAIIAHVDHGKTTLVDKLLRQSGTLERNELNDERVMDSNDQEKERGITILAKNTAINWNGYHINIVDTPGHADFGGEVERVMSMVDSVLLLVDAQDGPMPQTRFVTKKAFEAGLKPIVVINKVDRPGARPDWVLDQIFDLFDNLGATDEQLDFKVVYASALNGIAGLDHTEMAEDMTPLYQSIVDNVPAPAVDRDGPFQMQISALDYNSFLGVIGVGRIARGRVKPNTPVVAIDTEGKKRNGRILKLMGHHGLHRVDVEEAAAGDIVCISGFDELFISDTLCDMNNVEAMKPLTVDEPTVSMTFQVNDSPFCGKEGKFVTSRNIKERLDKELLYNVALRVEEGDSADKFKVSGRGELHLSVLIETMRREGFEMAVGRPEVIIREVNGTKQEPFENVTIDIPEESQGKVMEEMGLRKGDLTNMAPDGKGRVRLEYNIPARGLIGFRNQFLTLTNGAGILTSIFDRYDTMKSGHMSGRLNGVLVSVETGKALTYSLETLQARGKLFVEHGQEIYNGQIVGLNSRDNDLGVNPTKGKKLDNMRASGKDETIALVPPVRFTLEQALEFIQDDELCEVTPKSIRLRKKILDEGERTRAAKKAKA, from the coding sequence GTGATCGAAAATCTACGCAACATCGCCATCATCGCCCACGTTGACCACGGCAAAACCACCCTGGTCGACAAACTGCTGCGCCAATCCGGCACCCTGGAGCGCAACGAGCTCAACGACGAGCGCGTGATGGACTCCAACGACCAGGAAAAAGAGCGCGGCATCACCATTCTGGCGAAGAACACCGCCATCAACTGGAACGGCTACCACATCAACATCGTGGACACCCCGGGCCACGCCGACTTCGGCGGCGAAGTAGAGCGCGTGATGTCGATGGTCGACTCCGTGCTGCTGCTGGTCGACGCCCAGGACGGCCCTATGCCGCAAACCCGCTTCGTGACCAAGAAGGCTTTCGAAGCCGGTCTGAAGCCGATCGTCGTGATCAACAAGGTCGACCGTCCGGGCGCGCGTCCTGACTGGGTCCTGGACCAGATCTTCGACCTGTTCGACAACCTCGGCGCCACCGACGAACAGCTGGACTTCAAAGTCGTCTACGCCTCGGCCCTGAACGGCATCGCCGGTCTGGACCACACCGAGATGGCCGAAGACATGACCCCGCTGTACCAGTCGATCGTCGACAACGTTCCGGCTCCGGCCGTTGACCGTGACGGTCCGTTCCAGATGCAGATCTCCGCTCTGGACTACAACAGCTTCCTGGGCGTGATCGGCGTGGGCCGCATCGCCCGTGGCCGCGTCAAGCCGAACACCCCGGTCGTCGCCATCGACACCGAAGGCAAGAAGCGCAACGGCCGCATCCTGAAGCTGATGGGTCACCACGGCCTGCACCGCGTCGACGTCGAAGAAGCCGCTGCCGGCGACATCGTCTGCATCAGCGGTTTCGACGAGCTGTTCATCTCCGACACCCTGTGCGACATGAACAACGTCGAAGCGATGAAGCCGCTGACTGTCGACGAGCCGACCGTTTCCATGACCTTCCAGGTGAACGACTCGCCGTTCTGCGGTAAAGAAGGCAAGTTCGTGACCTCCCGCAACATCAAGGAGCGTCTGGACAAAGAGCTGCTGTACAACGTTGCCCTGCGCGTTGAAGAAGGCGACTCGGCCGACAAGTTCAAGGTCTCCGGCCGCGGTGAGCTGCACCTGTCGGTTCTGATCGAAACCATGCGCCGCGAAGGCTTCGAGATGGCCGTGGGCCGTCCTGAAGTGATCATCCGCGAAGTCAACGGCACCAAGCAGGAGCCGTTCGAGAACGTGACCATCGACATCCCTGAGGAATCCCAGGGCAAGGTGATGGAAGAGATGGGCCTGCGTAAGGGCGACCTGACCAACATGGCGCCGGACGGCAAGGGCCGTGTGCGCCTGGAGTACAACATCCCGGCTCGCGGTCTGATCGGTTTCCGTAACCAGTTCCTGACGCTGACCAACGGTGCAGGCATCCTGACCTCGATCTTCGACCGCTACGACACCATGAAGTCCGGCCACATGTCCGGCCGCCTGAACGGCGTTCTGGTGTCGGTCGAGACCGGCAAGGCGCTGACCTACTCCCTGGAAACCCTGCAGGCGCGCGGCAAGCTGTTCGTCGAGCACGGCCAGGAGATCTACAACGGTCAGATCGTCGGCCTGAACAGCCGCGACAACGACCTGGGCGTCAACCCTACCAAGGGCAAGAAGCTCGACAACATGCGTGCTTCGGGCAAAGACGAAACCATCGCCCTGGTTCCGCCGGTCCGCTTCACCCTGGAACAGGCCCTGGAATTCATCCAGGACGATGAATTGTGCGAAGTGACTCCAAAATCGATTCGCCTGCGTAAGAAAATTTTGGACGAAGGCGAGCGTACCCGCGCTGCCAAGAAAGCCAAGGCTTGA